CTTTCAGCGACAGGATTCTCCGGCTTCTCAATAAGGGGATAACGGTCAATGATATTGTGCGGTGCGTGGGGATCCTGCGGCAATTTAAAGAGAGATTCGGCCACACTATCCTGTACAGAAGTGATGAAGGCGCAAATCACGGGTTTATCCATCCGACCCCCTGGGACGACAGCGAAACAATATCTGAAAACAACAGGAACATAGCCATCCATCGCTTTTTTGATGATATATTGCCACCGCACAGCGTTCCGTTGATAATCCACCATGCTTCTTATCTCGGGGATTGGATAAGACAGGTTGAATCCGAGCTGCAGGTGGGATTTAAAAGAGAGGGCACATGGATCGAGTGGTGGAGCCCGCCGGAAAATAATCAAACAATCTATTTGCCGGAACATACCGGGAGCACCAGGGAGTTGTAGTGAGTAGGGTGTCAAGAAAAATAATGAACTCAAGCCGCCCCTGATCAAATATCTCCCAAGGTATGATAAAAAAGCGTTTTACAAAGAAAGGGGCACGAAGTTGCCTCCGTGCCCTTCCAATGTAAGAGATGTACGAGGTTGCAGTTATTTAGCTGCTGGCGCTGCTGGCGCTGGTGCTGCCGGTGCTGCCTTCTTGTCTGCCGCTGCCTTCTTGTCGGCTGCCTTCTTTTCGGCTTTTGCCTTCTTTTCGGCTTTTGCCTTCTTGTCGGCTGCCTTCTTTTCTGCCGCTGCCTTCTTGTCTGCTGCCTTCTTTTCGGCCGTTGCTTTCACATCCGCCGCCTTCTCTGCTGCCGGAGCCTTCTCTACTGCCGCTGCCGGAGCCTTCTCCGCTGCCGCTGCCGGAGCCTTCTTTTCTGCCTTGGGAGCCGTATCCGCTGCAAAAGCCACTGTCGAGAACATGAAAACCAAAGCCACTGCCAATACCATAAAACGTTTCATATCGTACTACCTCCTTCAGAATTTTGTTATTCTTCATACAGCAAGCTGCATACCAAAGCACAAATATCCCCGAAATAACCGCGTGTGATTTATAAAACGTTGATAGTAAAGGACTTTTTATTAAACAATTATTCCCCGGGGGGCCTTAAAATGGAGAATTACTCCCCAGGCATTGGGGAATTATGTATCAAAGGCCGCTATGTTGGGAACATCTTCCGGTCAACAATCACAGGCAGCGCGTGGGGCAGGATATCAATGACTACCGGCAACCAGCCCGGCTGCTCGCCATCCGCATCAATACGAATATCCTGCGTTGAGGTGGCTTCAATGTGCCTGGCGGTCAATGTTATTACCTTTCTTATCTCCTTGATACGACCATTGTAAAATTTGGCAATATTAAGGAGCATTTCCGGCAGTGACAAATCGCCGATTACCGTCACGTGCAGGAGACCATCGTCAGCCAGCGCCTCGGGAGCCACGCACATGCCGCCGCCATGGTAGCGTCCATTAGCCACGACAATGTTCCGGACGACGAATTCCTCCGCCTGACCATCACAGTGCAGGCAAATGCGCCTCGCACCGTGACGCAGGAGGCAGACCAAAGTTGAACGCAGAAAAGACAGGAAGGCGCCACCGGCTTTGCTGTGGGAGTTGACATGGAAGGCTACCTCGCCGCCGGTCCCAAAACTGACGACATTATGAAAGTAATGGACTTCAGGAGCGCCTTCGTGATTGGAAAATTGAACCCGCCCCAGATCGAGGGAGCGCGTGTATCCCTCTTGTATAATCTGCAGCGCCCTGCGGGGAGAGGGTGATTTGAGGATTATCCTCGCAAAATCACATCCCGTGCCGAAGGGCACAACTCCGAGGCGGGCTTCACGGCAGACCGTAGGGGGTATCTCCATAAAACCATTAATGATCTCATTTAACGTACCGTCCCCGCCCACGCCGATAATCAAACCGGCGCCGGCGGCTAAATGCTCGCGGGTAAGCAGGGTGGCGTCGCCTGCCCGTTCGGTGAAGCAGGCCGTAAATGAGCCTAACTGTTCTTCCACCAGCCTGCTCATGGCACGCCATTTCGCCGCCGCCGCACCGTTGCCGGCCCGGGGATTGACAATAAAGACTGTTTTTTGACTCGGCAAAATCTGTGCCTCTCAACACTATTTAAGCAGTCCGGCGGGCCGATTGCGGATCACTGGCCGCCATCCGCCGGTACAACCAGCAGATAAGATAGAAAAACACGCCCACGCTGCCTCCCAGAAAAACCAGAGTTCTGGCGGCCATTCTGACTTCCTTCTGCCGGTAAACTTTTTTATCGGCGCAATAGATCCCCAGCATTCCCTGGTTGATGAGACAATGGAAGCGGGCGTAGGGCAAGGCGGCGATGCTCAAGTTGGCCTGCTGATAGAAATGGGACAGGCGGGTCACCATTTCCCGATAATCCCGATAATAGGAGCAAAAATTCAGGTCGCCGCCGAGGCGGTCTTCATCCTGGTCTATAAAGTAATCCAAAAGGATGTGCAACCCCTGCACCCAGGGGAAGCAGGCATCTCTAATATTGCGCACCAGCAAGGCGGTACAATCCTCATGACAGGCATGGGCCACGAGACAGAATATTCCGACGGTGGAACCGGAACAGGCGGCAAATTCATACCAGGCCATGGGCGGCAAAGCCTGCTTTTGTTCGTCAAACCAGGCCTGCATCAGGGGCACGCGCTCCTCACGGCGGACATGCTTGTACACCTGTAAAGCGCAGTAGTAGTCTGCCAGTTCGTGGAGATGAGGAGCGATCAGTTTATAGCCCGGCAAAGCGGCCAGCACTTCCTGACAGGTCAGGACGAGGGCAGCCAGATATCCGCCATCATCCTGTTCAGCCCGACAGCGATAATAATCGTCCAATCTTGCTCCCGGCGTCAGGGCGTGCTTCATGGAGGTATGCAAAATGCGGAAGTCATTGGGGTCCAGAGAGGTGCTGCGATCGCACAGGTTATCCAGATAATCGCTGATGGTTTGATAGGCGACGATAAACCGGATGGCCTCCCGATAGCGATCACCGGCCAGGAGACCGTAAATGCTGCCGCCCTCGCAGTGAAAGGTCTTGCCGGCGATGCTGGCCAGGGCCTGTTTTTGCAGCTCCGGATCGGGAATAATCCGGGCCTGATCAATCCAGTGCTGCAAATGCTCATGCACCTGGGGACGCACCTGCAAAAATATCTTCGGCGTCATGGTAAAGATGTTGGTCGGAGGCGGCACCCTGATTCTCCTTTGCCCGGGGAAAAATCGCGTTTTTTCATTATCATAAGCCGTCGTATTGCACAACCTTTAAGTCCCCTCACCCCCTGGCGGGGGAGGGTTAGGGGGGGGGGGAGGTTACCATGAAGTCAGCATGTTGCAATTTCACCCACCCCCTACCCCCCTCCCGTCAAGGGAGGGTGATTTTCATATTAACTGCTTGCCCGCGGCTGCCCGTTGTGATAGGCCCCCACAGGGGTCTGATGATATGAACAGCAATAACAAGGATGATGGCCACAGAATAATCGTTGTCGGAGCGGGGGCCGGCGGCATGATGGCCGCCGGCCGGGCGGCCGAGCTGGGGGGCGCCGTGCTGCTTCTCGAGAAGACGGATCAACCCGGCAAGAAGCTGCTCATCAGTGGCAAATCCCGCTGCAATCTCACCAACGCCAAAGAACTGGAACCATTTCTCGCCATGTATGGGGCGAACGGCCCCTTCCTGCGCCAGGTCTTTCATCGCTATTTTCGTGAAGAATTGCTTGCTTTTCTGCGGCAATACGGCGTGGAAACCAAGGTCGAACGGGGCGGAAGGATTTTCCCGGTATCCGATGATGCCCGGGATGTGGTGACGGCGCTGACGCGCTGCCTCTCCACCCGCGGCGTAAAAATCAGCCACCATACCCGGGTCAAAGGCCTCATCAGCGATGGTGGCCGGGTGACCGGCGTACAGACAGAGCAAGAAATTATTCCCGCGGCGGCGGTCATCCTGGCCACCGGCGGGGCGACCTACCCGCGAACCGGTTCCAGCGGCGATGGCTTTCAACTGGCAGCGGCCCTGGGACATCAGATAACCAGGCTGCGTCCGGCATTGGTGCCCCTGATCGTGGACAACCAGGGGCTGGCCAAATCCATGCAGGGGGTAAGTCTCCGGAATGTCCGCCTGACAGCCTTCCAGTGCCCGGCGGCAGAAATTGACGCGGCCCTTACACCTGACGAAGACAGCGGACGCGGTATAGCCAGAAAGCCCCCGGCGCCGGTCATCGAAAGCCGCCTGGGAGAGATGATGTTGACCCATTTCGGCCTGGGAGGCCCCATTACCCTTCTCATGAGTCTGTCCATCGTGGCTGCCCTGGAACGCGGCCCCGTCAGTGTGGCCATTGATCTCAAACCCGCCCTGAATCGCGAGCAACTGCGTTTGAGATTACAGCGGGATTTCGACCAGTTCAGCAAACGCGGCTACCGCCGCCTCCTCGCCGGCCTGCTGCCCGCCAAAATGGTTGACCCCTTTGTGGCCCTGACCGGGATTGCTCCCGACAAGCCGGCCCACCAGATAACGGCGGCGGAACGGGAAGGGCTCCTGAATCACCTGAAGGCCCTCCGCTTCAATATCCTCCGTCCGCTGCCCATGGCGGCTGCCATTGTCACAGCGGGCGGCGTATCACTCAATGAAGTTGATCCCCGCACGATGGCCTCACGATTGCTTTCCGGGCTCTATTTCTGCGGCGAGGTGCTAAATATAGATGCCGACACGGGCGGTTAC
This region of Deltaproteobacteria bacterium genomic DNA includes:
- a CDS encoding diacylglycerol kinase family lipid kinase — translated: MPSQKTVFIVNPRAGNGAAAAKWRAMSRLVEEQLGSFTACFTERAGDATLLTREHLAAGAGLIIGVGGDGTLNEIINGFMEIPPTVCREARLGVVPFGTGCDFARIILKSPSPRRALQIIQEGYTRSLDLGRVQFSNHEGAPEVHYFHNVVSFGTGGEVAFHVNSHSKAGGAFLSFLRSTLVCLLRHGARRICLHCDGQAEEFVVRNIVVANGRYHGGGMCVAPEALADDGLLHVTVIGDLSLPEMLLNIAKFYNGRIKEIRKVITLTARHIEATSTQDIRIDADGEQPGWLPVVIDILPHALPVIVDRKMFPT
- a CDS encoding tetraprenyl-beta-curcumene synthase family protein, whose amino-acid sequence is MTPKIFLQVRPQVHEHLQHWIDQARIIPDPELQKQALASIAGKTFHCEGGSIYGLLAGDRYREAIRFIVAYQTISDYLDNLCDRSTSLDPNDFRILHTSMKHALTPGARLDDYYRCRAEQDDGGYLAALVLTCQEVLAALPGYKLIAPHLHELADYYCALQVYKHVRREERVPLMQAWFDEQKQALPPMAWYEFAACSGSTVGIFCLVAHACHEDCTALLVRNIRDACFPWVQGLHILLDYFIDQDEDRLGGDLNFCSYYRDYREMVTRLSHFYQQANLSIAALPYARFHCLINQGMLGIYCADKKVYRQKEVRMAARTLVFLGGSVGVFFYLICWLYRRMAASDPQSARRTA
- a CDS encoding NAD(P)/FAD-dependent oxidoreductase, with amino-acid sequence MNSNNKDDGHRIIVVGAGAGGMMAAGRAAELGGAVLLLEKTDQPGKKLLISGKSRCNLTNAKELEPFLAMYGANGPFLRQVFHRYFREELLAFLRQYGVETKVERGGRIFPVSDDARDVVTALTRCLSTRGVKISHHTRVKGLISDGGRVTGVQTEQEIIPAAAVILATGGATYPRTGSSGDGFQLAAALGHQITRLRPALVPLIVDNQGLAKSMQGVSLRNVRLTAFQCPAAEIDAALTPDEDSGRGIARKPPAPVIESRLGEMMLTHFGLGGPITLLMSLSIVAALERGPVSVAIDLKPALNREQLRLRLQRDFDQFSKRGYRRLLAGLLPAKMVDPFVALTGIAPDKPAHQITAAEREGLLNHLKALRFNILRPLPMAAAIVTAGGVSLNEVDPRTMASRLLSGLYFCGEVLNIDADTGGYNLQAAFSTGHVAGEQAVAFVKERMETQLR